One stretch of Poecilia reticulata strain Guanapo linkage group LG21, Guppy_female_1.0+MT, whole genome shotgun sequence DNA includes these proteins:
- the epb41l2 gene encoding band 4.1-like protein 2, protein MVRCDDLSFILSQQKRAKGQYLFFKVCEHLNLLEKDYFGLTYKDNHDEKCWLDPTKEIKRQIRSNNWQFAFGVKFYPPDPSQLTEDITRYLLCLQLREDVASGRLPCSFVTHALLGSYTLQAELGDHEPDQPRPLDFISQLTFAPNQNKEMEEKILELHKSHRGMTPAQADLQFLENAKKLSMYGVDLHHAKDSEAVDIMLGVCANGLLVYKDRLRINRFAWPKILKISYKRNNFYIKIRPGETEQFESTVGFKLQNHRSAKRLWKVCVENHSFFRLNAPEPPTKARFLTLGSKFRYSGRTQAQTRLASSLIDRPAPSFERTSSKRISRSLDGAPVISITEAGSETAENGRDHRLELHSDSKAEEVDLSPADVEAIPSQQQSPGCAEPAPSQDLDKTQDEVLKHQASISQLKRSFMEAPPPSPPQPNQWEKRLTSSPATIRVQQQQVSLEDEIASVLLSRRTAAEFHSAGAPPPCSVPEPPLEAAVTTYSAAAAPTAVCGSSLSHPVSALSATEVSVLQTEAASADNTSSETKEPAKTTEVEIEETVVIQEVSRAPKPGVVTVTAGPPAAPPAEHEPQDQKVKVEEEAAVAEVEEVSPTKPEKASSDSESEEEAEYHPNVPASISQSQIPEEKEEEEQMKEEEEEQQQASSPVVPSLPVEVSQPAEETNQEEEEAKKEEMQVEEKKDDQEEKESGRETEDSTDDPMVTPEEAPEGLMLPEESAEAGPTEEPEQPKMNGEASLVEVDPRPQVICCSEPPVVKTEMVTISDTFAAQKTEIATKEVPIVHTETKTITYEAAQLDGNGDVEPGVLMTAQTITSESLCTTTTTHITKTLKGGLSETRIEKRIVITGDCDIDHDQALAQAIKEAKEQHPDMSVTRVVVHKETELAEEED, encoded by the exons ATGGTTCGTTGTGATGacctttctttcattttatctcAGCAGAAACGAGCCAAGGGGCAGTACTTGTTCTTCAAGGTGTGTGAGCACCTAAATCTGTTGGAGAAGGACTACTTTGGCCTGACGTACAAGGACAACCATGATGAGAAG TGTTGGTTGGATCCCACAAAGGAGATCAAGAGACAAATTCGCA GTAACAACTGGCAGTTTGCATTCGGTGTCAAGTTTTACCCTCCTGACCCATCGCAGCTCACCGAGGACATCAcaag GTACCTTTTGTGTCTGCAGCTGCGGGAGGATGTTGCTTCTGGACGGCTGCCTTGCTCATTCGTCACCCACGCTCTGCTGGGGTCATACACGTTGCAg GCCGAACTGGGCGACCATGAACCCGACCAACCTCGCCCTTTGGACTTCATCAGTCAGCTGACGTTTGCGCCCAATCAGAACAAAGAGATGGAGGAGAAGATTCTTGAACTCCACAAATCCCACAG GGGAATGACACCAGCACAGGCGGACCTCCAGTTTCTAGAAAATGCCAAGAAGCTGTCCATGTACGGAGTGGACCTGCACCACGCCAAG GATTCAGAAGCAGTGGACATCATGCTGGGTGTGTGCGCCAACGGACTCTTGGTGTACAAAGACAGGCTTCGGATAAATCGGTTTGCTTGGCCCAAAATACTCAAGATATCGTACAAGAGGAACAACTTTTACATCAAGATCAGACCAGGAGAG ACGGAGCAGTTTGAGAGCACTGTGGGATTCAAGCTCCAGAATCACCGATCTGCTAAAAGGCTGTGGAAGGTCTGCGTAGAAAACCACAGCTTCTTCag GTTAAACGCGCCGGAGCCTCCTACCAAGGCCCGCTTTCTGACGCTGGGATCCAAGTTTCGCTACAGCGGGCGAACGCAGGCCCAGACCCGGCTGGCCAGTTCCCTCATAGACCGACCCGCACCCAGCTTCGAACGCACCTCCTCGAAACGCATCAGCCGCAGCCTGGACGGAG CACCGGTGATCAGCATAACTGAGGCTGGAAGTGAGACGGCGGAGAACGGACGGGATCACCGTCTAGAGCTTCACTCTGACTCCAAG GCTGAGGAGGTGGACTTGAGCCCCGCCGATGTGGAAGCCATCCCCTCCCAG CAACAGTCACCTGGATGTGCTGAGCCTGCCCCCTCTCAG GACCTCGATAAGACCCAAGACGAGGTTCTGAAACACCAGGCTAGCATTAGCCAGCTCAAGCGCTCCTTTATGGAGGCGCCACCTCCCTCTCCTCCCCAGCCCAACCAGTGGGAGAAACGTCTCACCTCCTCTCCTGCTACGATACGCGTCCAGCAGCAACAAGTG AGCCTCGAAGACGAAATAGCTTCGGTGCTTCTCAGCAGACGCACTGCTGCTGAATTTCACTCGGCGGGCGCCCCGCCTCCCTGCAGTGTGCCAGAACCGCCACTAGAGGCTGCTGTGACCACATATTCAGCTGCTGCCGCTCCCACTGCTGTCTGCGGTTCATCTTTGTCTCATCCCGTTTCTGCACTCTCTGCCACCGAG GTCAGTGTGCTGCAAACCGAAGCAGCTTCAGCTGATAACACGAGCTCTGAAACCAAAGAACCTGCAAAG acCACCGAAGTTGAAATCGAGGAAACTGTTGTCATCCAAGAAGTTTCCAGAGCCCCCAAACCAGGGGTCGTCACGGTTACGGCCGGCCCTCCTGCCGCCCCGCCCGCCGAGCACGAACCTCAGGACCAGAAAGTGAAGGTCGAAGAGGAAGCGGCGGTGGCAGAGGTGGAGGAAGTAAGCCCCACGAAGCCAGAGAAGGCGTCCTCTGACAGCGAGAGCGAGGAGGAAGCAGAGTACCATCCAAATGTTCCTGCATCCATCTCTCAATCACAAATACcagaggagaaggaagaagaagagcagatgaaggaggaggaagaggagcagcagcaagCGTCTTCTCCGGTTGTCCCATCTCTTCCAGTGGAGGTCAGCCAGCCTGCAGAAGAAACgaatcaagaagaagaagaagctaaGAAGGAGGAGATGCAGGTTGAGGAGAAGAAAGACGATCAGGAGGAGAAAGAAAGCGGACGGGAGACAGAGGACAGCACAGACGATCCGATGGTGACCCCCGAAGAGGCGCCGGAGGGCCTCATGCTGCCCGAGGAGAGCGCCGAGGCCGGCCCCACCGAGGAGCCGGAGCAGCCTAAAATGAACGGAGAAGCCTCGCTGGTGGAAGTGGATCCCCGGCCACAGGTTATTTGTTGCTCTGAG CCGCCTGtggtaaaaacagaaatggtgACTATATCAGACACGTTTGCCGCCCAGAAAACTGAGATAGCCACAAAAGAAGTGCCCATCGTGCACACGGAAACCAAGACCATCACATACGAGGCCGCACAG TTGGATGGTAATGGTGATGTTGAACCCGGAGTGTTGATGACCGCTCAGACGATCACCTCTGAGTCTTTgtgcaccaccaccaccacgcACATTACCAAG ACATTAAAAGGCGGGCTCTCGGAGACGAGGATTGAGAAGCGCATCGTGATCACAGGCGACTGCGACATCGACCACGACCAG GCACTGGCACAGGCCATTAAGGAGGCCAAAGAGCAACATCCTGACATGTCTGTTACCAGAGTGGTTGTTCATAAAGAAACTGAACTGGCTGAGGAGGAGGATTGA